The Alnus glutinosa chromosome 1, dhAlnGlut1.1, whole genome shotgun sequence region tttaattttttaaaaagagttgaataaaatatgatttatttttttaaaagttgaataaaatataatttatttttgaaaaaagtagaatcaaaaTCATATTATGTTTCCAAAATTCCGTTGCCAAATAGCATTCCTTTCTCTATATCAGTATTATCTATTCTTTctttatactatttaaatatttttttctttacttaaaAAGAGATAAAACTTCGTTCaaaaaaagagagtgaaagaaatgaataaaagcTTTTAGCTCGCACTTGTGAAGCAATTGGAAATCTATCGGTGATGGGAGTCCTATTTGTTTGgcaataaaaaagaatattcattcttctctacttttttcaaaaacaaatcatattttattcaacttttttaaattttatcttacaAAGTCAAACCTTGAAATTCGCACAataaattagaattaaattctgatttcaaaaaatcgaaaCCAACGTTTTTATCTTGTAGTCTTTATGTTGTTTATATACATACGTACATTTTCCTCTGTTTTAATTTGTCTTATATATGCTGTGTCTAATATATTGGTGGGTGATATATAAGGTGATTTAACGTTATGATTTCTTTTATCAATTGACGTATTTTATTGAAGCTCTAAACTATTAAGACGAGATTTCTCTTTTTGAGATGTGACTTATCTTTCCTTCTTCATTGTAAGACTCTACCAAAGGTTCTGTTCaacataaaatttatttgtcttttctttCGTTCGTCTTATATCTTGCAGCATCTCTACTGCTCTTCTCCAAATTTGGACAAACATTGTAGCTTAACTCTATTTTAAATTAGTGATGTCTAATTGAATGTGGAGCTTTTTGAGGGGTTCtatctattatttttatagCAATCCATTTTAGCTAACCCAATACGCTCTTCACCGGTTTTAATACACAGGCTCGACTTTCAATAGCTGTTCGAGTGCAGTTTAAGTCTTTCACTTGGAGACTCAACTGACATAGTTTGAATTTCCATTAGCCAATAACAATTTTTGTGTCCCTAATAACAACAAATTTGTGtgttttttcaagagatttatATACAATTAACCTCAATACTTTCCTTTGAATAGTAGTGTCTGCTTGCATATGCACATGCGCTTGTACCTAATTCTAAGGTAACATTCATTTTATCTTAGATTTTGATCCCACAAACTAATACAGATTATTACCCTCTCAGCTGCAACCCCAGCCCAGAGCATTCCCCATGTAAGCTGCCTCGAGGGGAACATTATTCAAAAATAGTCCCCGTGTGGCAAAAGACCAAGTAACAACAATAGCATCACCAATCATACCAGCAAAACATTGCCTCTACGCCAAGCTTAATgcatgatcatcatcatcatcccctTTAATCACCACCGGCACGCCTAATGTGATGCTTCCTCAAATGAACTTAAAGAGCTGATTATGGATTCATATACCTCTACTCCTTTCAAATATACAGTGTCTTTCAAGAACTGCAAGACAGTTAAacgaagcaagaaaaagaacagCAAGCATTAATATGCATGCATGGTACGTTAGCTACGCAGAATGGCTATTTCATTAGCTTTTATTGAAAATGGATGAAGGTGAAATGGAAAAGTCTTGTCATAGCCGTTCTCATGGGAATgattatttcttaaattgaggaatagctattcttaacAAAAgctattcctttttcttttttctttctaatccACCAGTCATTCTAGGTACCAAAAATGTAAATGTAAATGAAATACAGTATATTTGAAAGGAATATGTGAATGTATAATCAGTTCATGACAGAATTAAGAGTAAGAAAGGCAGCAGCACTAAATGTACGTGAAAGAGTAAGAGAGATGAAGATAGATTGCAAACTTGTCAAACCTCATTATGGTCATGCAGCAAAATGGGAGTATTTGTCATTGGCGAGAAACCAAGAGCAGGAATTCCCAACTGTCTTATGTATCGTGCATCTGTGGTTGAAACCAAGATTTCAGGCTTTGCAAGTTTTCCTCCAACTGCAGTGATAGCTTGCTTGAAAACAGACCACCATGGATTGGAATCATTGGTTGTTGTCATCAAAGGGCGCCCCATGTAGTCTCTTATATAATTAAGGGTCCTTTCTCAGTGATCTGCCATATGCATATAAAGAAAGTATCAGCCAAATAGTTGTGAGaagatgaaagaaagaaaatctacTCTGACCCAGTTGACCAGGTACTGGTTTTcaacagaaaatttaaaatcttaaatcCATTGGTTCGGCTTctgaaaaatatatacataagaGTACTTCAGCTGCCATTATCAAccgaaaagtaaaaaataaaaaagggatttTGGCTACTGGCAGCAAGCCTTTCAGTCACTTTTCGTCAAACATCATAACGTATTTATAACATATTCATATCATAGCGGAAGCATGCACATAAAATCATTTACATATAAACCCTTTTTCAAACATATAGTTTTGGAATTATAAAAAGCGGCTACCGAATAAAggttattctatatatatattatatactttgaaaacaattttaagaaaacattgCATTgacattttgaagaaaaaaaggtaTGATCACATATACTTCTCTCGTTCCTTAGCTTCAAGAATTCAGCACACTTCACTTAGCAACCTAAGCAAACACTCACGAACATGCAATTACTATTTGTTAACGCTTTCGTATACCTTTCATTATTTTCCATTGTTTGACCCTCCTAAACATTGCTTCCCATGCAAACTAAAGGGCAGATCTGATTTCTCCTCTTTAAGACGCTCATTTCGTATTTCAAGTTTGATTCTCTTCTTGAATGATCACACTATGCATTTATGTTCAATTTACTACATATGGACCATGCAACGTGAGCTTATTGTCATACTCTTTAAGTGTATATAGGTCTCAACAACACTTATATCTAGTCTTTATAGGTTTCCTAAGTCACCATAAGATCCCCTAGACAAATCTGGTTTCGGACCAAAAAGGTAGGCTTTTAAGCCCTCAAGGTTCAACCTATGTGTTTGTTTGTAAAGTAGGACGCCCATTGTGTCATTTTGTCATTTCAATCAACCtaataatgatatatatttAGATATCTTGGAAGGAGATCGATCGTGGGTTGGGTTGAGAGAATGGGCGAAAGTGCAGTGAAGGCTTCGAAGTCTGGAGGATGTTGGACGATGAAGAGGCAATATCCATGTGGGTAACCTCTTcttaggtatatatatatgctctctataagaatcaaatcccacattattattattattattattattattttcatttatttttatatatagaaagagATCGAGAGAAACTTCCTGGAAAAAAGTTCGATCATTCATGGTCTCATCTCATTCAACAACCATATCCATAGTGAGAGCTGTTCTGGATtcgcaataaatatatatatatatatatatatatatatgtatgtatctTCAAGGACCAACTTGTTGACCCAAGAGGTCGGTtcctatttttcatttttgaatcATCTGAATACGTCAAATCTTAGCACTAGTACTCTATGACAGCTCCTGGTTGGGAGGGAAATCTAATACAAATAATTCATTTTACACGCATCCTATCTGGCAGACCATCATGATTAGCGCGTGGCATTAAAGCATTCTAAGcagctttttaattatttttcttaaatacaggaaataaaattattttttatttctctatcggaaaaaaaaaaacttcacaataaattctttttatcttttcctatatcaattaaatattatttatttactttctttttatacttttttattcttttattattttatcagttctctctctccctcatcaGTAATCGCCAAGACTCAGGCCTGTCGCCCTTGTTGTGTGCAGCAACCCATTGCATCGCCGCCCATGTGTCCTCGTACGCAATACCTCCAATCCGGAGCTCTTCTGTAGTGGATCGACACTGCCATGACGTTTGCTTCGGCGGCTACGGAGCTGACGTAGTTATGATAAAGAGGGGAGAATGGGGATTTGACGCAAAAGGCACCGTCGTGGATGTAAATGAGGGGAAGCTTGTGGGCGGCTGTGGAGGTGGTAATGTTGGGGAGGAGGAGGCGGGCAGACAAAGCGGTTTCGGGTGAGATTGTGATGTCTTTGGATTGGACTCCAGTGAGGGGATCGGTGGTGGGTGGTACAGTTTCGGTGCCGAGGAGCCTCTCGACTCTGCCGTCTTTGTAGACACAGAAGAAGGGAGGGAAGTCATGGGCTACTTTATTGAGTTTGTGAATTCTAGTTTCGGTGCCGAGGGAAGTTGCGAGGGTTGAGTTTGtgaattttgttgggtttgtgaTCGAGAGCGTGACAAGGACTGCTGTGACAAACAGAGGTTTTGGGTTTGCTAAAGAGAATGGTCggacgaagaagaagacaagaaagGAGATGGGGCTACCTAAAAGATGAGCAAGAagagatattatatttttttatgattataatattGAATGCGAATGCTACAGTGCTTTCCAATGCATTGTGAAGCATTGTAGCATTCTTAAGGAACATAAAATTATAGGGAAGCTGCTATGGGTGGCTTTTTgtgactttcttaaaaaaatttcaaaaatatagggaacaaaattcttataaggaagctgctgtgaatgctcttagagcTTTAACATTCCTTTCTCTATATTTTAGCTAACGGTATTATCTATTATTTctttatactatttaaatattatttatttacttaaaaagagagaaaacttCATTCAAAAAAGAGAGTgttaaagaaatgaataaaaacttTTAGCTCGCGCTTGTGATGCAATTGGAAATCTATTGGTGATGGGAGTCTTATTTGTTTGgcaataaaaaagaatattaattattctctacttttttcaaaaacaaatttatattttattggggtaattaccttttccccccatgaactaccaaaaaatgcgcgatgcccccatgaactaccaagtCGACCAAAATAGatcattcaactaccaaagataaccattttccccattccgtcagtcacacgccgttttaccctcattttcttcctcttttccccctatgaactaccaccatcttcctcttttccccccatgaactaccatcatcttccaacatgcccccatataaaacggcacatgacccgttgaccgtttgttttaacccttttgactgacggaagaagggaaaatggttgtctttggtagttgaatgctctattttggtcgagttggtagttcatgggggcattgcgcattttttggtagttcatgggggaaaaaggtaattacccctattttattcaactttttcaaattttatcttacAAAGTTAAACTTTGAAATTCGCACAATGAATTAGAATTGAgttctgatttcaaaaaattgaaaccaaCGTTTTAATCTTGTAGTCTTTATGTTGTTTATATACATTTTCCTCTGTTTTAATTTGTCTTATATATGTCGTGTCTAATAAATTGGTGGGTTATATAAGGTGATTTAACGTTATGATTTCTTTTATCAATTGACGTATTTTATTGAAGCTTTAAACTATTGAGACAAGATTTCTCTTTTTGAGATATGGCTTATCTTCCCTTCTTTATTGTAAGACTACCAAAAAGTTCTGTTCaacaaaaactttatttatcttttcttttgttcgtCTTATATCCTGCAGCATCACTACTGCTCTTCTCCGAATTTGGACAAACATTGCAGCTTAACTCTATTTTAAATTAGTgatgtctaatttttttatatacatacGAGCAGGAAGAAAACAATAAACATTGCAAAGTGATGGCaaaaaaatacaactagtaACGATCTAAAGTAATAGGAACACTACGAATAGGATCGATACCAACACTGACAAGCTGAGTAGTAGGGGAAGAAATGATTGATGATGGAGTGGGAATGCTGCTTGAACTAAATCGAGTTGCGGCCCAATGTGCCACATAATGGGCAccgaagtttgcacttctattAACTTTCCGAGCTGACCAAGAAGAATCAAGAGGGACAATGTCTAATGTGTGTTGAATGATGTCAGTGATGTGCCAATCCTGAACAATAGTTGGATGTTCAAGAGCAATGATaaccacctgagagtcacttTCTATGACAAATCGGTCAAGGTGAAGAGATGAAGCGAGAGAAACAGCGAGGTGTGCAGCTAAAGCCTCACCTTTATTAGGAGAACAATTGGACTGGATCTGGGTAGTCATCTGGATCAAGTTGCCCTCATGGTCTCGACAAATAGCCGCTTGGCAAGAAAAGGAGTCGCGAATGGCAGTATCAAAGTTGATCTTGTGCCAATTTGGTGGAGGGCAAATCCACTTTTCCGGAGCGGGGTCTAACTTGTTTGACCATGCATCGCAGTGTTGATGATAAGTATTGATGATGAGTTTGGCAAGGATATGAGCATCAAAGGAAAGGCCATCATGGAAAGCTTTATTACGATGGAACCAAAGGAGGTCGCAAGTAACAGTAgcaaaaacctgaaaacaatgaAGCTCCGAACATGGAATGTGGAGAAGAGCCTCAGAGTATAAAATAACTTGTACCCAATCACATAAATTGAGAGAATCCAAAGTGGTAGAATCTAGCGGCCAAGGCGAGAGATGCCAAACGACTCTTGCAAAGTGACAGTGAAAGAAAAGATGCCTGAGCGAATCCGGCCCAGTCTTGCAAAGCAGATAGGAAACAGCAAGGTGATATGTGGGAATAATTGACTATAACCGCAAAGTAGTTGGTAAAATATCCCAAGCTATCTTCCAAAGAAATATTCGGAGACAATCCGTGAGCTGCAGTTTCCAGATATCTTTCCAAAAGGAAGACGGAGGAAAGGGAGGGGACCCTGTAAAGTCATTAttcaaaattgaaagatagGCCGAGGATGTAGAGAACCGCCCAGAGCAAGAGGAAGTCCAGAGATAACTTGTTGTTGGTGCCTGTGAAATTGGCAGCCGGCTAACGGCAGTAGCAGAAGTTGGATCGAAAAGGACAAAAAGGAGATGCTCATCCCAGCGCCGTATACCTGGTAGAATTAAATCTGAGATAGACAAAGGAGGAAGATATCTGGAATTTGGACTTCAGGGAGAAGGCCGATAGGATGGAAGGGACGGAACCCAGGTCGTGGACCAAATGCAGGCAGAGCTAGTTGTAGAAACATTTAGACAAGAACCTACAATAAGATACTCCTTGCATTTTTGGATTCCTTTCTAGATCCAAGAAGCCGTAGGGCTAGGGGGAGCAGAGAAGAAAGAGCCGTATTGGATATATTTCTTCTTCTGCAAGTGCTCAACCCATAAGGAATTAGAATGCAGGAATTTCCATCCAAGCTTAGTAATAAGCGCCAAATTTGTGGTAGTCATCTTTCGAAGCCCAAGACCACCTTGATTCCGAGGAAGACAAATAGAGTCCCAAGATTTTAGCCTCAGATTACGTGACTTGTCTGGTGGAAACCCCCACAAAAAATCTTTGAATCGTCGATCTAAATTTTTGCATAGGAATGTACTCATAGCACAAGTAGGAATTGCCATAGCATAAGTAGGAATTGCCGCAGCCGTAGATTTAATGAGGACAGTTCGTCCAGCTTGAGATAGAGTCTTTGCCCTCCAACCATTTATTTTGGAAATGACTTTATTAAGTAGGGGTTGGAAAGCCTCTTTCCGAGAGGGTCCAAAcatcaaaggcaaacccaaataaaaaaGGGCAGAGGTGGTCAGTCGAAAAGGAATAATCCCCAAGATGCTTGAAATACTGGCGGAAGAGGTATTCTTACTAAAAAGAATCGAAGACTTCCCATTATTGATTTTTTGACCTGACCAACTGCAATATTTATTGAGACAAGAGGAGGCGCTATTGCCTCAGAGGAAGTAGCCTTGGCAAAGATAATCAAATCATCCGCAAATAATAAGTGATTAATCGGTGGACAAGATTTGGTGATACGGATGCCTTTGAGTAGCCCAATGGATTCCTGGTGATGGAAAAGTCGAGAAAGAACTTCAGTTCCTAAGATAAAGaggaaaggagaaagaggatcaccttgacGTAACCCCCGAGATGGTGTAAATGTCCCAAAGAGGGAGCCATTAAGCAAGatcgaaaaagaagaagacgatACACAAATCCGTATCTAATTGACCCAGATGGGGTGGAAGCCCAATTTAATCATAATGGTCAACAAGAAATCCCATTCCATTCTATCAAAAGCTTTCTCCATATCAATTTTTACAGCCATAAGGCCTCCACGGCCTCGTTTAGATTTGAGAGTGTGGAGGAGCTCATGAGCCATAATAGAATTATCCTGGATTGTTCGAGAGAGAACAAAAGCCGattgatatagagaaatgaAGTGATAAAGTAGCACTTTGAGTCTATTTGTCAATAATttggagataatcttgtaaATAAAATCGCAGAGACTGATTGGTCGAAAATGATGAACCATAAAAGGCCCAACCTGCTTGGGGACTAGAGCTATAAAAGTATGGTTGTGCTCCTTTAGAAAATGATGCTTGTTGAAGAAATTCCAGACACAACTGAGAACCACCTGTTTAACAAGTGTccaatatttctaaaaaaaaagccCAGTAAAACCATCCAGCCCAGGTGCTTTTGTGGCCCCAATACTAAAAACGGTATCATGAATTTCCTGCTTAGAGGGAATAGAACAGATGGAAAAGTTATATTCTTCAGTAATAACAATGTCAAAGAGGTTAAGTAACTCATCTAGAAGACTCGGGTGGGAAGTAGTAAAAAGATCTGCAAAATGAGTACACAGTGTGGTCCCAATAGCCTATCGATCAGAAATCCAGGCACCACTGGGTAATTTCAGGAAGTCAATGGCAGTCCTACTACGCTTGATAAGCGTTGAGAGATGGAAGAATTTTGTACTCAAGTCTTTGCATGTGAGCTATTGCTCGCAGGATTTATTCCGCCAAAGTGTTTCTTCATGTCTCCGTAGGTCATCAATAGCCTTCCGTAGACCCTattcatgaaaagaaaatgtagaTGGAATGGTGGACTGTTGTAGAGTATCGAGCTGAGAAG contains the following coding sequences:
- the LOC133861026 gene encoding uncharacterized protein LOC133861026, with the translated sequence MGVLLYKQTHRLNLEGLKAYLFGPKPDLSRGSYERTLNYIRDYMGRPLMTTTNDSNPWWSVFKQAITAVGGKLAKPEILVSTTDARYIRQLGIPALGFSPMTNTPILLHDHNEFLKDTVYLKGVEVYESIISSLSSFEEASH